A region of the Aerosakkonema funiforme FACHB-1375 genome:
TTCTCACCTGCGTGACTTCGTAGGGAATTATTAAACTATCTGGTGTTTCGGATAAACCACCGTTACCAGTCGCAACAAACCGCCCTTGTTGCCCGTTACGACGATTCAAGCAACTGCTAGCTATTACTGGCGCTTCCGTGACAAAATTATTATTCACCACGATCGGGATATGCTTTGCCTCTAAATTAGGGTTGGAGATATTCACCGTACCGCTCAATCCCAGTTCGGAAGAGGCAGTAATGTTACTGTCAGAAGAACGAAAAATACCTTGAGTAGTGATGTGAATATTACCCCCATTCCCTTGAACGGCATTGGCAATAATGTCGCTATTTTCTAGGCTAACCATCACCGGTGCATTCAGGGTGATGTTGCCTCCATTTCCCCTGCCTCCTGCTTCTGCACTGATAAAACTCCCACGACGCATTTGCAAAAGGTCAGCAATCTGGAGGTTAATGTTGCCGCCTTCACCGACTTTGGTAGAGGCTGAAATATTGCCCCCGGTGTCCAGTTGGATTCGATCGGCATTAATCCTCAAAGTGCCGGCATTGCCCAGTCCTTGGTTTTGCACAAAAATTCTGGCATCATTGCTCACTTTCAGAACAGGTGTGTCGATTGTCACCTGACCTGCATCTCCACGGAGATCCCCTCCAAAACCCCTAAAACTAAGCCCAGCCGCACCAATATAGCTAGTATCTTGCTGGGAGACTCGATCCTTAACTTCGACCGACTCAGACGCATCGATCCTGAGCGTGCCGGCATTTCCTCGATCTAAAGTAGAGGCTGATAGAATTCCACCATTTTGAACTGACAAAGTACGGGTGTTAATAGTGAGGTTGCCTGTATTTCCAGAGCCAAAGGTTGAAACTGAGAGTAGAGAAGGGGCTGTAGTCACTCCATATACACCTCCAGGCGGAGGAGTCGGACTAACGATAAGGATGCTATCTGCCTGAACCGTAAGATTGCCACCCGGCCCCAAGTTATAGGTTCTAGCTCCCACCTGGCCGCTATTGGTGATAGAAAAGTTTCGGCTAGTGATGGAGACATTCCCTCCAGCACCATCGGCATGAGTTGTTGCAAAGATTTGACTACTTCCTGAAAAGAGTCCTATCCCTGTTTGACCTGAGACGTTTAACTCGTTGGTAGCATTCAAAATGATGTCACCCCCCCGACCATTGCTAAAGGTACGGTTGCGGACGACACCTCCATTCTGAATCTGGATCAGAGGAGATGTCAGGGTAATGTTTCCCGCCGCTCCCGTCGATCGTGTTTCACTGATGACACTGCTAGGGTTGCTTAAGTCTGGGGCAATTCCGCTAATGTGCAACGATTCGATCGCGTTGACTGTAATATTGCCAGCCGACTGATTGCCCTGATTTTGTACCAAGACCAGTGAGCCACTTTCAATATTGACTTGTTGGCCTTGCATTTGCACTGAGCCGGCAGTGAAGCCGCTTACATCAGCCAGGGCCTTTTGGTCGATCTGGATGTTGCCGAAGCGGTTGGTCGCTGGATAGCTTAACGCAAATCCCTGTGGGTGGGAATTAAGAATGGCACTGCCATGAGTGACACTCCCTAATTCAATCCGCCCTCCAGATGCTAAGAGCAATCCCCCCTCCAAAGACAAATTGCCACCGATTAAGGCAAGGGTGTTTCCAGGTTTAACCTTTAAGTTGTATGAGTCGGGATTCAAGCCGGAAACGTCGGTAAAAAAAGTAAATCGTGCAGTGTGTCCTGTTCCTTGCACGACAATCGTTCCGGGGTTGCTGCCAAGTTGCAAGCCAACTGGCACGTCGATCGTGAGTAATGGTGTGCTGCTGGGATTGGTGGGGCTAAACTTTATCCCATCTGCAAAAACCACACTCTCCGCCGTAGTGCCAACAAATGAGCCACCAATATCCAATCGGGCATTGGAGCCAAAAATAATGCCGTTGGGGTTGAGTAAAAACAGATTTGCATTCCCATTGGCGCGAATAATTCCGTCAATGTTAGAAACGTTGCCCCCAGTGACCCGAGTGATGATGTTTTCTATACTTAAGGGATTGTTGAAGAAGGCGGCGGTGTCGGTGGGGACCGAAAATTCTTGAAAGCTATGGAAGAGATTGCTACCAGCGCGAGTACCGCCCTCAATCGTCAAAATATCGTCGTTGGTGGTAACGGTAGAATTAACTGGTAAAGTGGCATCTGGTACGCTCTGCGCGGATGTAGAAGCAGCGATCGCACACGCTAAAAATGTGAATATGCTACTCCAAAAACATCTCGAATTAGAATTATTCATTGACTTATCTCCAGTTGATTTGTAGCGCAAATTATATTTTGGACTGGTTCTATTTGGCTCTGATTATCAACCAGGATTACCCTTCCATCCGGGCTAACAGTAAATCCTGTTGCTTCTCGAACAAAGTAATTTGGTAATAAGGAATTATTCCTTTCTACCGATCGATTTCTTCTACTTTGTAACTGATTGACACTTCTTACCTGTACTAGGTCATAGGGCATCGACAAACTATCTGGTGTTTCTGATAACCCACCATTACCAGTTACTACAAAATGTCCTTGTTGCGTGTTGCGACGAGTCAAACAAGTACTGGCGATTACAGGCGCTTGACTGACAAAATTATGAGTCGGAAGTACCGCTACGTTTTGGGTATTCAAGTTAAGAATCGAGATATTAATATTGCCACTCACACCCAATTGAGAAGAAGCGGTGATATCGCTATCGGGAGAAAGGAAAATAGCTTGTGTGGCAATTTGAATATTACCGCCCTGTCCTTGTAGGGCATTAGCAGTGATGTCGCTGTTTTCCAGATCGGTTAAGGTATCGGTAGAGATCGCAATATTGCCTCCGGTAGCCGTTCCCGTAGCGTTAGTGGTGATTTCGCTGCCGCCACGCATCAACAAAGAATTAGCGTTCAAAGTAATGTTACCTCGATTACCTGCTGCTACTTCCGATCGCAAACTGTTGCCCGCTTCGAGATCGATGCGGTTGGCATCAACGTGCAAGTTACCCGCATCGCCGCCGCCAGTGTTGCTGACGGAAATTTCTCCCCTGTCGCGGAGGTTGAGAATATTGGCAGTTAAGGCGATCGAACCTGCATTGGCAGTAGTAGTGGAGGCAGCGGTAATACTGCTGGGGAGTTGGCGACCATCGGCTAACGGTTGGGAGATGCCTTCTATGTCAATTCGATCGGCTTGCAAGTTGATATTACCAGCGGCTCCATTTCCTAGCGTTGATGAGGTGATTTGTCCGCCGTTGAAAACGTGCAAAGTCTGCGTGTCCAAAGAGATATTTCCACCCTGACCGATTCCCAATGGGCCAACGGCAACCGTGATGCCACTAAGGGTTTTGCTAAAACCATCGATCGCCGCATCGCTGAGTTGCACGTCTATGGCTTTAATTTCAATATCTCCAGCATTGCCAGTTCCAGACAAACCAGTGGAAATCGTGCCGCCATTGGAAAGTAACATCCGTCCGGTATCGATCGCGATCCGACCGCCTTGACCAGTTGTACCCGGTTGTACTCCACTGAATACACCACTGGTAACACCATTAGGAGCGTAGCCGCTAATTTCCAAGCTTTCGGATGCTCTAATCGAAATATTTCCCGCCGTACCGTTAGCCCCTGCTCCGATCGCTCCTAGCACGTCAGCGCTAATCCTGGCACCATCTAGCAATCGCACTCGTTCGGCTTCGATCGAAAGCTTTCCACTCTCCCCCGTTCCACCAAAAATTAAAGTGTTAATAGTACTCAAAAACATAAAGTCACCGGGCTTTTCAAAGAAAAAGGGAGAAGGAAATGGGTTATAGCCTTTGACTTCTACGTCAGTAGCTCGAATCGTGATATTGCCAGTTTTAGAACCATCGCCAGAAGAACTAGATTGAATAAAAACGCCATTTAGCACCCGCAAGCGTCCGGTTGCGATCGTCACATCCCCTGCTCGACCATCTGCCCGCAATCCCGAATCGGGTGGAGCAGACACGGATGTGGCAATACCGTGGTAAGGGGGAAATTGTACGGGGGCAGGAGTGCCGAATAAATCGACGAATTCCGTAGTTTGCACGGAAATCCCGCGTCCCTGTCCGGACACCGTATTAGATAAAATATGGGAATTCTCTTCAATTGTCAGACCCCGACCGCGAATGGCGATCGCGCCGCCATCATTACCGCTAGCATCGATTAAGGACGATCGTTGCAAGGAAATCGTACCCCAGTCAGCCGCAGTAGTAGGACTGCTCAGTTGCCATTGTGCGAAATTATTGAATCCCACCTCCGCATTCCGCACCGCCCACAATTCCACTCGTCCGTCTGGAACAGCCAAGTTTCCGCCAGTTATCACGATCGCGCCACCTACCAAAGCGAGGGTCTGACCCGTTGGTAGAGCTAATCCTGCGGAATTGATTCCCTCTACTTTAATTGGGCCCGCATTGGCTCCCAATTGCAGTCCGATGGGAGTGCTGATTGTCAGCACTGGTGAGGTAGTGGGGTTGGTAATGCCGTACAAACTACCATCAGCGAACTTAAAGCTATTAGCTGTGGAAGCAACAAAAGAACCATTAATATTCAGCCGTGCATTAGGGCCAAAAATAATGCCGTTGGGATTGAGTAAAAATAGATTGGCATTACCTAAAATTCCTAACGTGCCATTGATGTTAGAGGGATTGCCACCTATTATTCTGGTGAAAATATTGATAATTCCGGCTGGGTTACTGAAATAAACACTGCGGCCAGATTCGATATTAAATTCTTGAAAACTGTGGAACAAATTGCTACCGCGAATCGTACCACCATCGATGCGATCGGTATTAGTTTCGACATTTGGCGTGACGGTAGTTCCGACAGTGCGATCGGACAGTATCTGACTGCTAACTGGCGCATCTAGTAAAAGCACAATTGGCAATACTAATAGCGAAATAAATTTCATAAAAACCTTCCTAACACTGGATTATTTTGAGAAAGCAAAATAGATTTCCGCAGACAAACAAATTATTGGCTACAAGTTAATTCTGTAGGAGAAGCCATTTCACTTTTGGCTACCACTAAGGCTAATTTTCCATCTGGTGTAAACGCCAATCCCGTTGCTTCTTGAATTGCAGAATTTGTTGGCAAGGAATTGGTAGGTTCTATTGGTTGATTTCTGGTAATTTGTAACTGCCTGACAGGTACGATCTGTCCTACCTCATAAGGCATCAGCAAATTCTCTGGTGATTCTGACAATCCGCCATTACCAGTGGCGACAAACCTTCCTCGCTGAAGGTTGCGCCTGGTCAGGCAACTACTGGCAATTGTTTGGTCTTCCTTGAGAAAACGAGTCGAGAATGTTACCAAAACTTGATGTTGCTCTAAATTAGGAGTAGAAATATTGACGAAACCACTTACTCCCAATTGGGAAGAGGCAGTAATACTACTATCAAAAGAGCGAAAAATACCTTGAGTAGTAATTTGAATATTCCCACCTCGACCTTGCATAGCATTGGCGGTAATGTTGCTATTTTCTAAACTGGCGATCGTGGCAGCATTGAGGGCAATATTGCCGCCATTGCCACTACCACCTGCCTCTGCACTGATAAAGCTACCGTGACGCATCTGCAAGGAATTTGATATTTCAAGGTTAATATTGCCACCTTCGCCCGATCGGGTAGATGCCGAAATCCTCCCCCCATTATCCAGTTGTATCCTACCAGCATTGATATTGAGGACACCTGCTCTACCAGAAGCCATGTTTTGAACGAAAACCGTTGCGCCATCAGTGATGTTCAGGACGGGGGTGTTAATCCTGGTAGTACCTGAATTAGCAGTGGAAGGTTGATTAAAAGCAGCAAGAACGGCAGTACCAATATAACTCCGATTCTGTGCATCTTTAATCCCGATCGCCTCGATCGATTCAGACGCATTAATCGTCAGCGAACCTGCATTTCCCAAAAATCTGCTAGAAGCAGATACTCTTCCCCCCGATCGCACTGACAGCGTGCGGGTATCAATGGTCAGATTTCCTGCATTACCAATCCCGAAGGTGGCAGCAGATAGCAGGCTAAAATAAAGACCTCTTGGCGCTTCCAAGCTCGTTACTTCAATCGTATCTGCCTTCACCGCGACATTGCCGCCATTGCCGCTTCCATAAGGTCTTGCTGCCACGTTAGCACCCCCCGAAATCGACAGGTTTCGAGTAGAAATGGTCAGATCTCCACCTTTTCCATCCCCGTTGGAAGCGGCTAAAAGCAAGCTAATTCCTCGAAAAACGTTAGGATCTCCGGGTGTATAACCGTTTACTCGCACGTCATCGGCATTGACGATAATGTTGCCACCAGGCGCGGTACTATAGGTGCGGTTGAGGATAAAACCACCGCGATCGATAGTTAGTTGCGGGGTGGTAATCAAAATGTTTCCCGCTGCACCATTCGACACAGTTTCATTGATTAAACTGCTGGAACTACTAAAATCTGGTGTTTTGCCGATTACCTGAACTGAATTCGTAGCATCGATCGCGATATCGCCTGCGGTGAGATCGCCTTGATTTTGTACTAATACGATCGAGCCATCCGAGATTTTAATTTGTTGCCCTTGAATGTCGATCGCACCTGCATTAGTGCCAGCAACGGAAACTAAAGCGCGGCGATCGATCTCGATATTTCCAAAGCTAGAAATATTAGGATAGCTAATTGCAAATCCTGCGGGAATGGCATTTAGATCGACACTTCCGACCGCGACACTTCCTAACTCAATCCGTCCTCCTGGTGCGGAGAGTAATCCGCCATTCAAAGCTAGATTACCACCAACCAAGGCAAGGGTTTTCCCTGGTTGCAGCTGTAATCCGACTGTAGTGCTGTCCAATCCCGAAACGCGAGCAGTATCGCTTAACCGTGCGTTGTGTCCCGCGCCTTGGACGACGATCGCTCCTGGATTGCTCCCAAATTGTAAGCCGATCGGCACGCTAATTGTCAGTAGAGAAGAAATTTGAGGATCGCTAGCACTGAAAAAAGCGCGATCGGCAAAGTTAATTCGATCGGCTGTTGTCGCGACAAATGAACCTTTAAGATCTAGTCTCGCTCCCGCACCGAAAATAATGCCGTTGGGATTGAGCAAAAATAGATTGGCATTACCTAAAACTCCTAACTTACCATAGATGTTAGAAGGATTGCTACCCGTTATTCTGCTAAAAATATTGATAATTCCTTCTGGGTTGCTGAAATAAACACTTCGGTCAGATTCGATATTAAATTCTTGAAAACTGTGGAACAAATTGCTGCCGCGAATCGTACCGCCATCGACGCGATCGGTATTGGTTTCGGCATTTGGCGTGACGGTAGTTCCGACAGTGCGATCGGGTGTTATTTGACCGAAGCTTGGCAGCGCGATCGAAATCTCAACTGGTAACAAACAAAACCAAATCAAGCGCAATTTAGTTAATTTCATAATGGTGTTACTTCCCCGAAAATCTAAGTTTTTCAAATTCTGAATTGATAGCAAAAGGTAAATCGATTAATTGCTACAAGTTAATTCTGTAGGAGAAGTAATCTTATCTTGTGTTACCACCAGTGCTAATTTTCCATCTGAGGTAAAATTCCATCCATTTGCTTCTTGAATTGGGCGATCGGGTTGCCTAGTATTGGTTGTTTCTGACGCTCGATTTCCTCTCGCTTGTAACTGTCCCACAGTTCTCACTTGGGCTGCCTGATAAGGCATCGCTAGACGATCTGGTGTTTCCGATAAACCACCGTTCCCAGTCACCACAAAGCGTCCTTGTTGGCCATTGCGTTGAGTCAAACAACTACTGGCAATTACTGGTGCTTGACTGACCAAAGTATTGGCAGGAAGAACGACCAAATTTTCTGGCTGCAAGTTGAGATTGGAAATGCTCACGTTGCCGCTAATTCCCAATTGCGAAGAAGCGGTAATATTGCTGTCGGCAGACAGAAAAATTCCTGCGGTAGTAATTTGAATGTTGCCGCCGTTTCCTTGCAAAGCATTAGCGGTAATATCGCTATTTTCTAAGCCCACAATGATAGGAGAAACGATCGTCATATTACCCCCATTGCCACTACCACCAGCAGTGGTGCTAACACTACTACCATTACGTGCGATCAGGGTATTAGTTCGCAAATTCATACTACCACCTTCTCCCGAATTAGTGGCTGCTGCAATTGAGCCTGCGCGATCGAGCCGAATAGAATTGGCATTAATCAAAAGATTGCCAGCATTGCCAACTCCTTCATGGCTAACGCTGACAATTCCACCGTTGCTAAGCTGCAATCGTGGAGTGTTGATGATTAAATCTCCCGTGTTACCCGTGGGAAATGGTGGCAACCCATACGTCTGTTGAAAAATGGGAGGAAATACTGTAGCCCCAGCAGTAATTTTGCTGGGTTGACCGGAGGCTGA
Encoded here:
- a CDS encoding two-partner secretion domain-containing protein; translated protein: MNNSNSRCFWSSIFTFLACAIAASTSAQSVPDATLPVNSTVTTNDDILTIEGGTRAGSNLFHSFQEFSVPTDTAAFFNNPLSIENIITRVTGGNVSNIDGIIRANGNANLFLLNPNGIIFGSNARLDIGGSFVGTTAESVVFADGIKFSPTNPSSTPLLTIDVPVGLQLGSNPGTIVVQGTGHTARFTFFTDVSGLNPDSYNLKVKPGNTLALIGGNLSLEGGLLLASGGRIELGSVTHGSAILNSHPQGFALSYPATNRFGNIQIDQKALADVSGFTAGSVQMQGQQVNIESGSLVLVQNQGNQSAGNITVNAIESLHISGIAPDLSNPSSVISETRSTGAAGNITLTSPLIQIQNGGVVRNRTFSNGRGGDIILNATNELNVSGQTGIGLFSGSSQIFATTHADGAGGNVSITSRNFSITNSGQVGARTYNLGPGGNLTVQADSILIVSPTPPPGGVYGVTTAPSLLSVSTFGSGNTGNLTINTRTLSVQNGGILSASTLDRGNAGTLRIDASESVEVKDRVSQQDTSYIGAAGLSFRGFGGDLRGDAGQVTIDTPVLKVSNDARIFVQNQGLGNAGTLRINADRIQLDTGGNISASTKVGEGGNINLQIADLLQMRRGSFISAEAGGRGNGGNITLNAPVMVSLENSDIIANAVQGNGGNIHITTQGIFRSSDSNITASSELGLSGTVNISNPNLEAKHIPIVVNNNFVTEAPVIASSCLNRRNGQQGRFVATGNGGLSETPDSLIIPYEVTQVRTVGSLLGRENQTSEINNSLLPNYFVREATGFTVSPDGSVILVTNLSQLEPTQNIICASN
- a CDS encoding two-partner secretion domain-containing protein; protein product: MKFISLLVLPIVLLLDAPVSSQILSDRTVGTTVTPNVETNTDRIDGGTIRGSNLFHSFQEFNIESGRSVYFSNPAGIINIFTRIIGGNPSNINGTLGILGNANLFLLNPNGIIFGPNARLNINGSFVASTANSFKFADGSLYGITNPTTSPVLTISTPIGLQLGANAGPIKVEGINSAGLALPTGQTLALVGGAIVITGGNLAVPDGRVELWAVRNAEVGFNNFAQWQLSSPTTAADWGTISLQRSSLIDASGNDGGAIAIRGRGLTIEENSHILSNTVSGQGRGISVQTTEFVDLFGTPAPVQFPPYHGIATSVSAPPDSGLRADGRAGDVTIATGRLRVLNGVFIQSSSSGDGSKTGNITIRATDVEVKGYNPFPSPFFFEKPGDFMFLSTINTLIFGGTGESGKLSIEAERVRLLDGARISADVLGAIGAGANGTAGNISIRASESLEISGYAPNGVTSGVFSGVQPGTTGQGGRIAIDTGRMLLSNGGTISTGLSGTGNAGDIEIKAIDVQLSDAAIDGFSKTLSGITVAVGPLGIGQGGNISLDTQTLHVFNGGQITSSTLGNGAAGNINLQADRIDIEGISQPLADGRQLPSSITAASTTTANAGSIALTANILNLRDRGEISVSNTGGGDAGNLHVDANRIDLEAGNSLRSEVAAGNRGNITLNANSLLMRGGSEITTNATGTATGGNIAISTDTLTDLENSDITANALQGQGGNIQIATQAIFLSPDSDITASSQLGVSGNINISILNLNTQNVAVLPTHNFVSQAPVIASTCLTRRNTQQGHFVVTGNGGLSETPDSLSMPYDLVQVRSVNQLQSRRNRSVERNNSLLPNYFVREATGFTVSPDGRVILVDNQSQIEPVQNIICATNQLEISQ
- a CDS encoding two-partner secretion domain-containing protein encodes the protein MKLTKLRLIWFCLLPVEISIALPSFGQITPDRTVGTTVTPNAETNTDRVDGGTIRGSNLFHSFQEFNIESDRSVYFSNPEGIINIFSRITGSNPSNIYGKLGVLGNANLFLLNPNGIIFGAGARLDLKGSFVATTADRINFADRAFFSASDPQISSLLTISVPIGLQFGSNPGAIVVQGAGHNARLSDTARVSGLDSTTVGLQLQPGKTLALVGGNLALNGGLLSAPGGRIELGSVAVGSVDLNAIPAGFAISYPNISSFGNIEIDRRALVSVAGTNAGAIDIQGQQIKISDGSIVLVQNQGDLTAGDIAIDATNSVQVIGKTPDFSSSSSLINETVSNGAAGNILITTPQLTIDRGGFILNRTYSTAPGGNIIVNADDVRVNGYTPGDPNVFRGISLLLAASNGDGKGGDLTISTRNLSISGGANVAARPYGSGNGGNVAVKADTIEVTSLEAPRGLYFSLLSAATFGIGNAGNLTIDTRTLSVRSGGRVSASSRFLGNAGSLTINASESIEAIGIKDAQNRSYIGTAVLAAFNQPSTANSGTTRINTPVLNITDGATVFVQNMASGRAGVLNINAGRIQLDNGGRISASTRSGEGGNINLEISNSLQMRHGSFISAEAGGSGNGGNIALNAATIASLENSNITANAMQGRGGNIQITTQGIFRSFDSSITASSQLGVSGFVNISTPNLEQHQVLVTFSTRFLKEDQTIASSCLTRRNLQRGRFVATGNGGLSESPENLLMPYEVGQIVPVRQLQITRNQPIEPTNSLPTNSAIQEATGLAFTPDGKLALVVAKSEMASPTELTCSQ